In Mycobacterium gallinarum, a single window of DNA contains:
- a CDS encoding pyridoxamine 5'-phosphate oxidase family protein, with translation MDGEPMEVLSADESWNLLSSRTLGRLVTCVDGYPEVFPVNFVVQRRTVLFRTAEFATKLFTVVMNAHVVFEADDHTVSEGWSVIVKGIAQVLNTSDEIEEAERAQLLPWTAGMKPRYVRVEPTEISGRRFRFGSAAVTD, from the coding sequence ATGGACGGTGAACCGATGGAGGTCCTCTCGGCAGACGAGAGCTGGAACCTGTTGTCGAGCCGGACGTTGGGCCGTCTGGTCACATGTGTGGACGGCTACCCAGAGGTCTTTCCCGTCAACTTCGTCGTCCAGCGCAGAACCGTCCTGTTCCGCACCGCGGAATTCGCCACCAAACTTTTCACCGTCGTGATGAATGCCCACGTGGTTTTCGAGGCCGACGACCACACCGTGTCGGAGGGCTGGAGCGTGATTGTCAAGGGCATCGCGCAGGTGCTCAATACCAGCGACGAGATCGAAGAAGCGGAGCGCGCGCAACTGCTGCCGTGGACGGCCGGGATGAAGCCTCGATACGTGCGGGTGGAGCCGACCGAAATCAGCGGTCGCCGCTTCCGATTCGGATCTGCGGCCGTCACCGACTGA
- a CDS encoding glutamyl-tRNA amidotransferase: MTAAQLWRETLRDALLAARKERDAPRVSALRSALSAIDNAETPDAVDIDAPGSEAIAGGVVGLGAAEVARRELSDDEIRDLVRAEVDERLAAAEQVSSGGHTERAASLRAEAAVLTGLLGDV, translated from the coding sequence GTGACCGCTGCACAGCTTTGGAGAGAAACCCTGCGCGATGCGCTACTCGCCGCCCGCAAAGAGCGCGACGCCCCCCGGGTGTCCGCGCTGCGCTCGGCCCTGAGTGCCATCGACAACGCCGAAACCCCCGACGCGGTGGACATCGACGCGCCGGGGAGTGAGGCCATCGCCGGCGGGGTGGTGGGGCTCGGTGCTGCCGAGGTGGCGCGCCGGGAGTTGTCCGACGACGAGATTCGCGACCTGGTGCGGGCCGAGGTCGACGAGCGGCTGGCCGCGGCCGAGCAGGTGAGCAGCGGAGGGCACACCGAACGCGCCGCCAGCCTCCGCGCGGAAGCCGCGGTGCTCACCGGCCTACTCGGAGATGTCTGA
- a CDS encoding helix-turn-helix transcriptional regulator — protein MSSAPTLSSVSQPSGRREGVLAALRDATDAMSIANLAEQLEVHPNTVRFHLDALVADGRAERVEPGRKGQGRPPQLYRAVAGMDPGGTRRYRMLAEILTSALAGDPNASAKALEAGRAWAGRLSHPPRTKLGVRASVNRLVGLLDDLGFAPQRRESDGEVQVGLRHCPFLELADEARGVICPIHLGLMQGAMATWRAPVAVDRLEPFVEPGLCLAHLTLDEEAS, from the coding sequence ATGTCGAGCGCGCCGACACTGAGCTCCGTGTCACAGCCGTCCGGCCGTCGCGAAGGCGTCCTGGCGGCTCTGAGGGATGCAACCGATGCGATGAGCATTGCGAACCTAGCGGAACAGCTTGAGGTGCATCCGAATACCGTGCGCTTCCACCTCGACGCCCTGGTCGCCGACGGCAGGGCCGAGCGGGTCGAACCGGGTCGCAAGGGCCAAGGCCGGCCGCCGCAGTTATACCGTGCGGTCGCAGGGATGGATCCCGGCGGGACACGGCGCTACCGAATGCTGGCCGAGATCCTCACCTCGGCGCTGGCGGGCGACCCCAACGCCAGCGCCAAGGCACTCGAGGCGGGCCGCGCGTGGGCTGGCAGGCTGAGCCATCCGCCCCGCACCAAGCTTGGTGTCCGGGCGTCGGTCAATCGGCTGGTCGGCCTGCTCGACGACCTCGGGTTTGCCCCGCAGCGGCGGGAGAGCGACGGCGAAGTCCAAGTCGGACTCCGTCATTGCCCGTTTCTCGAACTGGCCGACGAAGCTCGTGGGGTGATCTGCCCGATTCACCTCGGCCTCATGCAGGGTGCGATGGCGACGTGGCGCGCGCCCGTCGCCGTCGACCGCCTGGAACCCTTCGTCGAGCCGGGCCTGTGTCTGGCTCACCTCACCCTCGATGAGGAGGCGTCATGA
- a CDS encoding ATP-dependent DNA ligase, translating into MQLRDVVTASAEVGASSARLKKIARIADLLRRAGDEGDAALVAVVVSWLSGELPQRQIGVGWAALRSLPPAAAEASLTVLAVDARFSEIGTVAGKGSQARRAELVAGLFGQATDAEQTFLRRLLGGELRQGALVGVMADAVAKAADVPVAAVRRAAMLGGDLPAVAAAALTGGEVALQEFRLEVGQPVGPMLAQTATGVAEALERIGGAAVFEAKLDGARVQIHRTRDEVRIYTRSLDDVTARLPEVVDATLALSVTDLIADAEAIALRPDGRPHRFQVTASRFGRSVDIAAARTAQPLSVFVFDLLHLDGTDLLDLPTSERIAALDAIVPKAQRVDRLITDDAEQAQNFLEVTLAAGHEGVMAKSLSTPYEAGRRGAGWLKVKPVHTLDLVVLGVEWGSGRRTGKLSNIHLGARDAQTGEFVMLGKTFKGMTDAMLAWQTARFLELADGPTDGYVVKVRPEQVVEIALDGVQTSSRYPGGMALRFARVLRYRDDKSPAEADTIDTVRDLYQRAD; encoded by the coding sequence GTGCAGCTTCGTGACGTCGTCACCGCCTCCGCCGAGGTCGGCGCCTCTTCGGCCCGTTTGAAAAAGATCGCCAGGATCGCCGACCTGCTGCGCCGCGCTGGTGACGAGGGCGATGCCGCGCTGGTCGCGGTGGTCGTGTCGTGGCTGTCCGGCGAGCTGCCGCAGCGCCAGATCGGCGTCGGCTGGGCGGCGCTTCGATCGTTGCCGCCCGCGGCGGCCGAGGCGTCGCTGACCGTCCTTGCTGTCGATGCCCGGTTCAGCGAGATCGGGACGGTCGCAGGCAAGGGCTCCCAGGCTCGGCGTGCCGAGTTGGTCGCGGGACTGTTCGGTCAGGCCACCGATGCCGAACAGACATTCCTGCGACGCCTGCTCGGCGGCGAACTCCGCCAGGGGGCCCTGGTGGGAGTGATGGCCGACGCGGTCGCGAAGGCCGCCGATGTTCCCGTCGCCGCGGTGCGCCGCGCGGCCATGCTCGGCGGCGATCTTCCCGCCGTCGCGGCCGCCGCGCTGACGGGGGGCGAGGTTGCGCTGCAGGAGTTCAGGCTCGAGGTCGGCCAGCCCGTCGGTCCGATGCTCGCCCAAACCGCCACCGGGGTCGCCGAGGCACTTGAACGTATCGGTGGCGCAGCGGTTTTCGAGGCGAAGCTGGACGGCGCGCGGGTGCAGATTCACCGCACGCGCGACGAGGTCCGGATCTACACCCGCAGCCTCGACGATGTCACCGCACGGCTGCCCGAGGTGGTGGATGCGACATTGGCGCTGTCGGTCACCGATCTGATCGCCGATGCCGAAGCGATTGCGCTGCGTCCCGACGGTCGTCCCCATCGGTTTCAGGTGACCGCGTCACGGTTCGGGCGCTCGGTCGACATCGCGGCGGCCCGCACGGCGCAACCCCTGTCGGTGTTCGTTTTCGATCTGCTGCACCTCGACGGCACCGACCTCCTGGACCTGCCGACCAGTGAACGCATCGCGGCGCTGGACGCAATCGTGCCGAAGGCCCAGCGCGTCGACCGGTTGATCACCGACGACGCCGAGCAGGCGCAGAATTTCCTCGAGGTCACGCTGGCCGCCGGCCACGAAGGCGTCATGGCGAAATCGCTGTCGACGCCGTACGAGGCCGGCCGTCGCGGCGCCGGGTGGCTGAAGGTCAAGCCGGTTCACACGCTGGATCTGGTGGTCCTCGGAGTCGAATGGGGGTCGGGCCGGCGAACCGGCAAGCTGTCGAACATCCATCTCGGGGCGCGAGACGCCCAGACTGGCGAATTCGTCATGCTCGGAAAGACTTTCAAGGGGATGACGGACGCGATGCTGGCATGGCAGACCGCCCGCTTCCTCGAACTCGCCGACGGCCCGACCGACGGTTATGTCGTCAAGGTGCGCCCCGAACAGGTCGTCGAAATCGCGCTGGACGGCGTGCAGACGTCATCGCGCTATCCCGGCGGAATGGCACTGCGTTTCGCGCGGGTCCTGCGCTACCGCGACGACAAGAGCCCCGCGGAGGCCGACACCATCGACACCGTTCGCGACCTTTACCAGCGCGCCGACTGA
- a CDS encoding pyridoxamine 5'-phosphate oxidase family protein has product MPNTGELDVLNRRQCLDLLQDVRVGRLIFTEDALPAVQPVNFRMWRDDVVIRVAGGAKLAAASDNLVVAFEADELDPDLRSGWSVTVVGHAQPITGVEDLVEIAGTFVQPWVQGRRDHFIRIRTEKITGRRFRERGLPQYHAAASG; this is encoded by the coding sequence ATGCCGAACACCGGAGAACTCGACGTCCTCAACCGCAGGCAGTGCCTGGACCTCCTTCAGGACGTTCGGGTGGGGCGCCTCATCTTCACTGAAGACGCGCTGCCGGCGGTTCAGCCGGTCAACTTCCGAATGTGGCGCGACGACGTAGTGATTCGGGTCGCCGGCGGGGCCAAGCTGGCCGCCGCGAGCGACAACCTCGTCGTCGCCTTCGAGGCCGACGAGTTGGACCCTGACCTGCGCAGCGGATGGAGCGTGACCGTCGTCGGGCACGCGCAGCCGATCACGGGCGTCGAGGATCTGGTCGAGATCGCGGGCACCTTCGTGCAGCCGTGGGTCCAGGGTCGACGCGACCACTTCATCCGCATCCGGACCGAGAAGATCACCGGACGCCGCTTCCGCGAACGGGGTTTACCGCAGTATCACGCTGCCGCGAGCGGCTAG
- a CDS encoding WS/DGAT/MGAT family O-acyltransferase: protein MEQLSTLDAGFLHAEDSDRHVSLAIGAVAVLAGPMPSFDSLTATIGERVRSVPRFTQVLHTQPLDLGAPHWVEDTELDISHHIRLAALPRPGDDAALSRWVAEVMERRLDRERPLWECWIVDGLAHNRWAILIKVHHCIADGIAATHMLSRICDDGAGDTFATEIRAAHESTDGLRLPVLTLNPVDWVAGAWRTSVGVTSAVAQVLYGAAEIAAGLLRPAATSSLTGPLTSMRRYASVEVSMEHVTKICNRFDVTINDVALAAITDSYRTMLLRRGERPLPDSLRTLVPVSMRSADAADETDNRVSVMLPCLPVEEADPVAQLQTVHKRLTRAKASGQRQAGNIFFSAAKAIPFALTAWTVRTLTRLPQRGIVTLATNVPGPRKRLRVMGREVIRLLPIPPLALNLRTGIAIMSYADHLAFGIIGDYDAAPDVEELAIGIERAVERLMSVSAGYWRSTPVGTLSLVQGG, encoded by the coding sequence ATGGAGCAATTGAGCACGCTCGACGCGGGATTTCTCCACGCCGAGGACTCCGACCGCCACGTCAGCCTGGCGATCGGTGCCGTGGCCGTGCTGGCCGGACCGATGCCCAGCTTCGATTCCTTGACCGCGACCATCGGTGAGCGCGTTCGGTCGGTTCCCCGCTTCACCCAAGTGCTGCACACCCAGCCCCTGGACCTCGGGGCTCCGCACTGGGTCGAGGACACCGAGCTCGACATCTCCCATCACATCCGGCTGGCGGCGCTGCCCCGGCCCGGAGACGACGCGGCCCTGTCCCGCTGGGTGGCCGAGGTCATGGAGCGGCGCCTCGACCGTGAGCGGCCGCTGTGGGAATGCTGGATTGTCGACGGCCTGGCGCACAACCGGTGGGCGATCCTGATCAAGGTTCACCACTGCATCGCCGACGGAATCGCCGCCACGCACATGCTTTCCCGAATCTGCGACGACGGCGCCGGTGACACCTTCGCGACCGAAATCCGCGCCGCGCACGAGTCGACAGACGGTCTGCGGCTGCCCGTGCTCACCCTTAACCCGGTCGACTGGGTCGCCGGGGCGTGGCGTACCTCGGTCGGCGTGACGAGTGCCGTGGCGCAGGTCCTGTACGGGGCGGCCGAGATCGCGGCCGGTCTGCTGCGGCCCGCGGCGACGTCGTCACTGACCGGCCCGCTGACCAGCATGCGGCGCTACGCTTCGGTCGAGGTCTCGATGGAACACGTGACGAAGATCTGCAATCGGTTCGACGTGACCATCAACGACGTTGCGCTGGCGGCGATTACGGACAGTTACCGCACGATGCTCCTCCGTCGTGGCGAGCGGCCCCTGCCCGACTCGCTCCGAACCCTCGTTCCGGTGTCGATGCGCTCTGCCGATGCAGCCGACGAGACGGACAACCGTGTCTCGGTCATGCTGCCGTGCCTGCCCGTCGAGGAGGCCGATCCCGTCGCGCAGCTGCAAACGGTGCACAAACGACTCACGCGGGCCAAGGCCAGTGGCCAGCGCCAAGCCGGGAACATCTTCTTCTCCGCCGCGAAGGCAATTCCTTTCGCGCTCACGGCGTGGACGGTTCGGACGTTGACCCGGCTGCCTCAGCGCGGCATCGTGACGCTGGCGACGAATGTGCCTGGACCGCGAAAGCGCTTGCGGGTCATGGGCCGAGAGGTCATCCGGCTGCTGCCGATTCCGCCGCTGGCGCTGAATCTGCGCACGGGCATCGCGATCATGAGCTACGCGGACCACCTTGCGTTCGGCATCATCGGCGACTACGACGCCGCGCCTGATGTCGAGGAACTGGCGATCGGCATCGAGCGTGCGGTCGAACGTTTGATGTCCGTCAGTGCCGGCTACTGGCGTTCCACACCCGTGGGGACGCTCTCACTCGTACAAGGGGGCTGA